A part of Oncorhynchus clarkii lewisi isolate Uvic-CL-2024 chromosome 17, UVic_Ocla_1.0, whole genome shotgun sequence genomic DNA contains:
- the LOC139369577 gene encoding osteocalcin 2a, protein MKSLTLLTICAVLSVSLSMNDLALDVVLDPAPDPATEPAPAADSSASSSASSSSSSASDSSASASDSSDSDSSSASSSSSSSESASAEVTTEDPAAATEPEVIMKRDLASVLLRRKRAAGQTAAAFTLTQVESLSEVCELNLACEHMAETAGIVAAYTAYYGPPPF, encoded by the exons ATGAAGTCTCTGACTCTCCTGACCATTTGTGCCGttctgtcggtctctctgtccATGAACG ATCTGGCTCTTGATGTGGTTCTCGATCCTGCTCCTGACCCTGCCACTGAACCAGCACCAGCCGCAGACTCCTCCGCATCTTCATcagcttcctcctcttcctcctcggctTCCGACTCATCAGCCTCTGCCTCAGACTCCTCGGACTCGGACTCTTCCTCAgcctcttcctcatcttcttcTTCAGAGTCAGCTAGTGCTGAAG TTACGACAGAGGACCCAGCTGCAGCTACAGAGCCAGAAGTGATTATGAAGAGAGACCTGGCCTCAGTATTGCTGAGGAGGAAGAGGGCGGCTGGACAAACAGCTGCTGCCTTCACCCTCACCCAGGTGGAGAG TCTAAGTGAGGTGTGCGAGCTCAACCTGGCCTGTGAGCACATGGCGGAGACAGCAGGCATCGTTGCAGCATACACCGCATACTATGGACCACCTCCCTTCTAA
- the LOC139370271 gene encoding target of Myb1 membrane trafficking protein-like isoform X2, protein MEFLIGSPFSSPVGQRIERATSAALHLEDWALNMEICDIINETDEGPKDAVRAIKKRIVGNKSFREIMLALTVLEACVKNCGHRFHVLVASQDFVEGVLVRAILPKNNPPTTLHDRVLSLIQAWADAFRSSPSLGGVVCVYEDLRRRGLEFPMTDLDALSPIHTPLRSIPENDSSVTVPAPPPQSQTPRGPAASSPTQAALTAVPPQLSDGPIAISPEQAQKLRVDLALVRGNLTVMTEMLNQLTPGQSQQEDSELLQQLYQVCREMQSRVVELIPRLLDEGLIEELLVVNDDLNNAFIRYDRFDRLNKAQRTATEQTPARANLIDLSPVPQSLSHPATTSAAASQPAFIAPSNQRQAANHSAPEEDEFDMFAQTRGSSLADQRKSMRYEDPGAVEGLAGALDTRLQVTGAIPSSKPGPKNSTLEDIDRWLSADTETQPEAGDREGLTSEEFDKFLEERAKVADHIPSTHSLPPVSSRPPPQSARPQESSHDQLFSL, encoded by the exons ATGGAGTTTCTCATAGGAAGCCCCTTCTCTTCTCCTGTTGGACAACGAATTG AACGAGCCACCAGCGCCGCGCTGCATCTAGAGGACTGGGCCCTTAACATGGAGATATGTGACATCATCAACGAGACAGACGAAGG ACCCAAAGATGCAGTCAGAGCCATAAAGAAGAGGATTGTTGGTAATAAGAGCTTCAGGGAGATCATGTTGGCTTTGACA GTTCTGGAGGCATGTGTAAAGAACTGTGGCCACCGGTTCCATGTTCTAGTGGCGTCCCAGGACTTTGTGGAGGGGGTTCTGGTCCGAGCCATCCTGCCCAAGAACAACCCTCCCACCACCCTGCACGACCGGGTGCTGAGCCTCATACAG GCGTGGGCCGATGCATTCCgtagctctccctctctgggagGTGTGGTCTGTGTGTACGAGGATCTGAGGAGGCGGGGCCTGGAGTTCCCTATGACCGACCTGGACGCCCTCTCCCCCATCCACACCCCCCTCAGG AGCATTCCAGAGAACGACTCCTCTGTTACAGTGCCAGCTCCACCACCTCAGAGTCAGACTCCCCGTGGCCCTGCTGCCTCGTCCCCTACCCAGGCTGCACTGACTGCCGTGCCCCCACAACTCAGCGATGGACCCATCGCCATCTCTCCTGAACAG GCCCAGAAGCTGAGAGTTGACCTGGCTCTGGTCAGGGGGAACCTGACTGTGATGACTGAGATGTTGAACCAGTTGACGCCTGGACAGAGCCAGCAAGAGGACTCGGAGCTACTGCAG CAGTTGTACCAGGTGTGCAGGGAGATGCAGAGCCGTGTGGTGGAGCTGATCCCCAGGCTGCTGGACGAGGGCCTCATAGAGGAGCTGCTGGTCGTCAACGATGACTTAAACAATGCCTTCATCCGCTACGACAG GTTTGACAGACTCAATAAGGCCCAGAGAACAGCTACAGAGCAG ACTCCTGCCAGGGCCAACCTCATTGACCTCAGCCCTGTGCCCCAGTCCCTCAGCCACCCAGCAACCACCTCCGCGGCCGCCAGCCAACCCGCATTCATCGCTCCCTCCAATCAGAGGCAGGCAGCCAACCACA GTGCACCAGAGGAGGATGAGTTTGACATGTTTGCCCAGACCAGGGGCAGCTCTCTGGCCGATCAGAGGAAGAG tatgcGGTACGAGGACCCAGGAGCAGTGGAAGGACTGGCTGGAGCCCTGGACACCAGGTTACAGGTCACTGGAGCG atTCCTTCGTCTAAGCCTGGCCCTAAGAACTCCACCCTGGAAGACATTGACAGATGGCTGTCTGCGGACACAGAAACG CAACCAGAGGCTGGGGACAGGGAAGGGCTGACCAGTGAGG agTTTGACAAGTTTCTGGAGGAAAGGGCGAAGGTGGCCGACCACATTCCCTCAACACACAGCCTGCCCCCCGTCTCGTCCAGGCCCCCGCCACAATCCGCCCGGCCACAGGAGAGCTCCCATGACCAGCTTTTCTCACTCTGA
- the LOC139370271 gene encoding target of Myb1 membrane trafficking protein-like isoform X1 yields the protein MEFLIGSPFSSPVGQRIERATSAALHLEDWALNMEICDIINETDEGPKDAVRAIKKRIVGNKSFREIMLALTVLEACVKNCGHRFHVLVASQDFVEGVLVRAILPKNNPPTTLHDRVLSLIQAWADAFRSSPSLGGVVCVYEDLRRRGLEFPMTDLDALSPIHTPLRSIPENDSSVTVPAPPPQSQTPRGPAASSPTQAALTAVPPQLSDGPIAISPEQAQKLRVDLALVRGNLTVMTEMLNQLTPGQSQQEDSELLQQLYQVCREMQSRVVELIPRLLDEGLIEELLVVNDDLNNAFIRYDRFDRLNKAQRTATEQQTPARANLIDLSPVPQSLSHPATTSAAASQPAFIAPSNQRQAANHSAPEEDEFDMFAQTRGSSLADQRKSMRYEDPGAVEGLAGALDTRLQVTGAIPSSKPGPKNSTLEDIDRWLSADTETQPEAGDREGLTSEEFDKFLEERAKVADHIPSTHSLPPVSSRPPPQSARPQESSHDQLFSL from the exons ATGGAGTTTCTCATAGGAAGCCCCTTCTCTTCTCCTGTTGGACAACGAATTG AACGAGCCACCAGCGCCGCGCTGCATCTAGAGGACTGGGCCCTTAACATGGAGATATGTGACATCATCAACGAGACAGACGAAGG ACCCAAAGATGCAGTCAGAGCCATAAAGAAGAGGATTGTTGGTAATAAGAGCTTCAGGGAGATCATGTTGGCTTTGACA GTTCTGGAGGCATGTGTAAAGAACTGTGGCCACCGGTTCCATGTTCTAGTGGCGTCCCAGGACTTTGTGGAGGGGGTTCTGGTCCGAGCCATCCTGCCCAAGAACAACCCTCCCACCACCCTGCACGACCGGGTGCTGAGCCTCATACAG GCGTGGGCCGATGCATTCCgtagctctccctctctgggagGTGTGGTCTGTGTGTACGAGGATCTGAGGAGGCGGGGCCTGGAGTTCCCTATGACCGACCTGGACGCCCTCTCCCCCATCCACACCCCCCTCAGG AGCATTCCAGAGAACGACTCCTCTGTTACAGTGCCAGCTCCACCACCTCAGAGTCAGACTCCCCGTGGCCCTGCTGCCTCGTCCCCTACCCAGGCTGCACTGACTGCCGTGCCCCCACAACTCAGCGATGGACCCATCGCCATCTCTCCTGAACAG GCCCAGAAGCTGAGAGTTGACCTGGCTCTGGTCAGGGGGAACCTGACTGTGATGACTGAGATGTTGAACCAGTTGACGCCTGGACAGAGCCAGCAAGAGGACTCGGAGCTACTGCAG CAGTTGTACCAGGTGTGCAGGGAGATGCAGAGCCGTGTGGTGGAGCTGATCCCCAGGCTGCTGGACGAGGGCCTCATAGAGGAGCTGCTGGTCGTCAACGATGACTTAAACAATGCCTTCATCCGCTACGACAG GTTTGACAGACTCAATAAGGCCCAGAGAACAGCTACAGAGCAG CAGACTCCTGCCAGGGCCAACCTCATTGACCTCAGCCCTGTGCCCCAGTCCCTCAGCCACCCAGCAACCACCTCCGCGGCCGCCAGCCAACCCGCATTCATCGCTCCCTCCAATCAGAGGCAGGCAGCCAACCACA GTGCACCAGAGGAGGATGAGTTTGACATGTTTGCCCAGACCAGGGGCAGCTCTCTGGCCGATCAGAGGAAGAG tatgcGGTACGAGGACCCAGGAGCAGTGGAAGGACTGGCTGGAGCCCTGGACACCAGGTTACAGGTCACTGGAGCG atTCCTTCGTCTAAGCCTGGCCCTAAGAACTCCACCCTGGAAGACATTGACAGATGGCTGTCTGCGGACACAGAAACG CAACCAGAGGCTGGGGACAGGGAAGGGCTGACCAGTGAGG agTTTGACAAGTTTCTGGAGGAAAGGGCGAAGGTGGCCGACCACATTCCCTCAACACACAGCCTGCCCCCCGTCTCGTCCAGGCCCCCGCCACAATCCGCCCGGCCACAGGAGAGCTCCCATGACCAGCTTTTCTCACTCTGA